A single genomic interval of Lathyrus oleraceus cultivar Zhongwan6 chromosome 7, CAAS_Psat_ZW6_1.0, whole genome shotgun sequence harbors:
- the LOC127108276 gene encoding ras-related protein Rab11C, with protein sequence MAHRVDHEYDYLFKIVLIGDSGVGKSNILSRFTRNEFCLESKSTIGVEFATRTLQVEGKTVKAQIWDTAGQERYRAITSAYYRGAVGALLVYDITKRQTFDNVNRWLRELRDHADSNIVIMMAGNKSDLNHLRAVSEDDGHALAEKEGLSFLETSALEATNIEKAFQTILTEIYHIVSKKALAAQEAASGTPLPGQGTTINVGDTSANTKRGCCTA encoded by the exons ATGGCGCATAGGGTGGATCATGAGTATGATTACTTGTTCAAGATCGTTTTGATCGGAGATTCTGGTGTTGGTAAATCCAACATTCTTTCTAGGTTTACAAGAAACGAGTTTTGCTTGGAGTCTAAATCTACTATTGGAGTTGAGTTCGCCACCAGGACTCTTCAG GTAGAGGGAAAGACTGTAAAAGCACAGATATGGGACACAGCGGGTCAGGAGCGTTACCGTGCCATTACCAGTGCCTATTATAGAGGCGCTGTTGGTGCTCTTCTTGTATATGACATAACTAAGAGGCAAACCTTTGACAATGTTAATAGGTGGCTGCGTGAATTAAGGGACCATGCGGATTCTAATATAGTGATCATGATGGCTGGAAATAAGTCTGATTTGAACCATCTTAGAGCTGTTTCAGAAGACGACGGTCATGCATTGGCAGAGAAGGAAGGTCTCTCTTTTCTTGAGACATCCGCATTGGAAGCAACCAACATTGAGAAGGCGTTCCAAACCATATTGACAGAGATCTATCATATTGTAAGCAAAAAAGCACTTGCTGCTCAGGAAGCAGCTTCTGGTACCCCACTTCCTGGCCAAGGAACCACCATCAATGTTGGAGATACCTCTGCCAATACAAAGAGAGGCTGTTGCACCGCGTAA